A part of Miscanthus floridulus cultivar M001 chromosome 6, ASM1932011v1, whole genome shotgun sequence genomic DNA contains:
- the LOC136458609 gene encoding GTP-binding nuclear protein Ran-2-like: MALPNQQVVDYPSFKLVIVGDGGTGKTTFVKRHLTGEFEKKYEPTIGVEVHPLDFSTNCGKIRFYCWDTAGQEKFGGLRDGYYIHGQCAIIMFDVTSRLTYKNVPTWHRDLCRVCENIPIVLCGNKVDVKNRQVKAKQVTFHRKKNLQYYEISAKSNYNFEKPFLYLARKLAGDQNLHFVEAVALKPPEVQIDMAMQQQHEAELAAAAAQPLPDDDDDLIE; encoded by the exons ATG GCGCTGCCGAATCAGCAGGTCGTGGATTACCCCAGCTTCAAGCTCGTCATCGTTGGCGACGGTGGAACTG GTAAAACTACATTTGTGAAAAGGCATCTTACTGGCGAGTTCGAGAAGAAATATGAGC CCACCATTGGTGTTGAAGTTCACCCTCTGGATTTTAGCACTAACTGTGGCAAAATTCGCTTCTATTGCTGGGACACTGCTGGACAAGAAAAGTTTGGAGGCCTCAGGGATGGCTACTA CATTCATGGTCAGTGTGCCATCATTATGTTTGATGTCACTTCGAGGCTGACATACAAGAATGTTCCAACATGGCACAGGGACCTGTGCAG GGTGTGTGAGAACATCCCCATTGTTCTCTGTGGTAACAAGGTTGATGTAAAGAACAGGCAAGTCAAAGCCAAGCAAGTTACATTCCACAGGAAGAAGAACTTACAGTACTATGAGATCTCTGCCAAGAGCAATTACAACTTTGAGAAGCCCTTCCTTTACCTCGCAAGGAAGCTGGCAGG GGATCAGAACCTTCACTTTGTCGAGGCTGTTGCTCTGAAGCCACCAGAAGTGCAGATTGAtatggccatgcagcagca GCACGAAGCTGAGCTTGCAGCTGCCGCTGCGCAACCCCTccctgatgacgatgatgacctGATTGAATAG
- the LOC136458610 gene encoding probable receptor-like protein kinase At5g20050 encodes MSGSGLDDSSVGVAPRRGCCCACASVLCKIVKVLLHVAIVFTVFILIIPTIVDSIAAKIALQSVSFAVIACLYICTSSDREGRIISGVFLGVLAVVIVTAAPSVASKDDRAPVIVMLVCNLIALLVYCIWKISSLVQACLRRLRARGKAPAADPEAPLATMLKPAEAASTTPVQQTTFHIEDLPRKFSYDEIRAVTGDFGTVVGRGGSAEVFRGLLDDGTAVAVKRITSYKPVGEEEFLREISIVANVHQRSLVRLLGYCLVQGVPGATTHGQYLVYPFFENGSLDWWLFNGEDRRRLLPWPTRRRISVDVARALAYLHHECHRQILHLDIKPANILLDGGFRAHVSDFGISMSIAQDLTSVDTCGRGTPGYMAPEIWFSSLSTKSDVYSYGMTLLELVGGRRAYVASRDSSETPDFFARVVREKMARGELMELVDATMAPVDEGEVEALVRVALCCVQHQRELRPSMLTVVEMLEGRIAADLPPECRRSPGANFT; translated from the coding sequence ATGTCAGGTTCAGGTCTGGACGACTCTAGCGTAGGCGTAGCTCCTCGTCGAGGATGCTGCTGCGCCTGTGCCTCGGTGTTGTGCAAGATAGTGAAGGTCCTTTTACATGTAGCGATTGTGTTCACCGTATTCATTTTGATCATCCCTACAATTGTTGATAGCATCGCTGCAAAGATCGCTCTTCAATCAGTGTCCTTTGCTGTAATCGCTTGCTTATACATTTGCACCTCATCCGATCGGGAAGGGAGGATTATTTCCGGTGTATTTCTTGGTGTACTTGCTGTAGTGATTGTCACGGCAGCTCCCAGTGTGGCTTCCAAGGACGACAGGGCTCCCGTAATTGTCATGCTCGTTTGCAATCTCATAGCTCTATTGGTATACTGCATCTGGAAGATTAGCTCTCTAGTGCAGGCTTGTCTCCGGCGCCTTCGTGCCCGCGGCAAAGCTCCAGCTGCTGATCCAGAGGCGCCACTTGCGACGATGCTGAAGCCAGCAGAAGCAGCCTCTACTACTCCCGTGCAGCAGACCACGTTCCACATCGAGGACCTGCCGCGGAAGTTCTCGTACGACGAGATCCGAGCCGTCACCGGAGACTTCGGAACCGTAGTGGGGCGCGGCGGCTCCGCCGAAGTCTTCCGGGGCCTCCTCGACGACGGCACGGCGGTCGCCGTCAAGCGGATCACCAGCTACAAACCTGTCGGCGAGGAAGAGTTCTTGAGAGAGATCTCCATCGTCGCCAACGTGCACCAGCGCAGCCTGGTGCGCCTCCTGGGATACTGCCTCGTGCAAGGGGTGCCGGGGGCCACCACCCACGGCCAGTACCTTGTCTACCCGTTCTTCGAGAACGGCTCACTGGACTGGTGGCTGTTCAACGGCGAGGACAGGCGCCGCCTCCTGCCGTGGCCGACGCGGCGCCGCATCTCCGTGGACGTTGCCAGGGCGCTCGCGTACCTCCACCACGAGTGCCACCGGCAGATCCTGCACCTCGACATCAAGCCGGCCAACATCCTCCTCGACGGCGGCTTCCGCGCGCACGTGTCGGACTTCGGCATCTCCATGTCCATCGCCCAGGACCTCACCAGCGTCGACACCTGCGGGAGGGGAACGCCCGGGTACATGGCGCCGGAGATATGGTTCAGCTCGCTGTCCACCAAGTCCGACGTGTACAGCTACGGCATGACGCTCCTCGAGCTCGTCGGCGGGCGCAGGGCCTACGTCGCCAGCAGGGACTCGTCCGAGACTCCGGACTTCTTCGCGCGCGTCGTGCGGGAGAAGATGGCGCGAGGCGAGCTCATGGAGCTTGTCGACGCGACcatggcgcccgtggacgagGGGGAGGTGGAGGCGCTGGTAAGAGTGGCGCTCTGCTGCGTCCAGCACCAGCGGGAGCTGAGACCCAGCATGCTAACTGTTGTGGAAATGCTCGAGGGGCGTATTGCCGCTGATCTGCCGCCGGAGTGCCGTCGGTCGCCCGGCGCGAATTTTACGTAG